A window from Cryobacterium sp. SO1 encodes these proteins:
- the ppk2 gene encoding polyphosphate kinase 2 encodes MAKKAATGTPRMNRRLYEVELRRLQADLVTMQEWVRESGARIVVIFEGRDAAGKGSAIKRVTEYLSPRIARIVALPMPTDRQRGQWYFQRYIEHLPTAGEIVLMDRSWYNRAGVEKVMGYCTPDEYRRFLHQAPLFERMLVEDGIILLKYWFSVSDHEQELRFRSRLKDPMRQWKLSETDVLSITKWVDYSKAKDEMFVHTDIAEAPWWVVESEDKRAARLNMISHFLSMVPYEQMEPPLVRIPHRPPASDYERPPRELNRPVPDHAARIAALAAEAKGKKKG; translated from the coding sequence ATGGCGAAGAAGGCTGCAACCGGCACTCCCCGCATGAACAGGAGACTCTACGAGGTCGAGCTGCGCCGTTTGCAGGCGGACTTGGTCACCATGCAGGAGTGGGTCCGCGAGTCCGGCGCCCGCATCGTGGTGATCTTCGAGGGCCGCGATGCCGCGGGCAAGGGCTCGGCGATCAAACGGGTCACCGAGTACCTCAGTCCGCGCATCGCGCGGATCGTGGCGTTGCCGATGCCCACCGACCGTCAGCGCGGCCAGTGGTACTTCCAGCGCTACATCGAGCACCTGCCCACCGCCGGTGAGATCGTGCTGATGGACCGGTCCTGGTACAACCGGGCGGGGGTCGAGAAGGTGATGGGCTATTGCACGCCCGACGAGTACCGCCGGTTTCTGCACCAGGCGCCCCTGTTCGAACGGATGCTGGTCGAGGACGGCATCATCCTGCTCAAGTACTGGTTCTCGGTGTCCGATCACGAGCAGGAGCTGCGCTTCAGGTCCCGGCTCAAGGACCCGATGCGGCAGTGGAAGCTCTCCGAAACCGACGTGCTCTCGATCACCAAATGGGTGGACTACTCCAAGGCCAAGGACGAGATGTTCGTGCACACCGACATCGCCGAGGCCCCCTGGTGGGTCGTCGAGAGCGAGGACAAGCGCGCCGCGCGCCTCAACATGATCAGCCATTTCCTGTCGATGGTGCCCTATGAGCAGATGGAGCCGCCGCTGGTGCGCATCCCGCACCGGCCGCCGGCCTCGGACTACGAACGGCCGCCGCGCGAACTCAACCGGCCGGTGCCGGACCACGCGGCTCGCATCGCCGCACTGGCCGCGGAAGCCAAAGGCAAGAAGAAGGGCTGA
- a CDS encoding NAD(P)/FAD-dependent oxidoreductase, which translates to MTARPDISTEPRSHYDVLVIGAGPAGTAAALRAAELGARVVVVEADRTGGTCVNTGCVPTRALAKAARLMREVRTAETYGIEAAVTRFDWRTTAARVTESVDRVRAIKREAERFSDAGIDLVLEGRARFVDPHTVLLESGRRISADNILVCVGGHSRRLPIPGADLATVPEHVLTLPALPERLAVIGGGNTGAQLVTIFSSFGSRVTLLDVAPRILMASDAAVSAGVTTAFREQGTQVHTGINTVESLVKQPDGSITLTWRVAGEPVAEPFDAVIMATGWPADVDDLGLASAGVATERSAIPVDQYFRSEVSHIFAVGDANGRDMLVQAAQFEGEAAAENAVLGTNRRTPHHLLPAGGFTDPDYAGVGLTEEQARARDPLCVVATVPYASLDRAVIDDRERGFLMLISDRRRDLILGAHAVGENAIEVVQSVTTAIAAGVDVATLAHVRFAYPTYSAIIGLAARTLLAEAAPAPAAAAAPAAPAAAAPAAAAPAAPVAAASVAAAPAAPAAVVEG; encoded by the coding sequence ATGACCGCTCGCCCCGACATCTCGACCGAGCCGCGTTCGCACTACGACGTGCTCGTGATCGGCGCCGGCCCGGCCGGCACCGCCGCGGCCCTCCGCGCGGCCGAGCTGGGCGCCAGGGTCGTGGTGGTCGAGGCCGATCGCACCGGCGGCACCTGCGTGAACACCGGCTGCGTGCCCACCCGGGCGCTCGCCAAGGCGGCCCGGCTGATGCGCGAGGTGCGCACGGCCGAGACCTACGGAATCGAGGCCGCCGTGACCCGGTTCGACTGGCGCACCACGGCCGCCCGGGTCACCGAGTCCGTCGACCGGGTGCGGGCGATCAAACGGGAGGCCGAGCGGTTCAGCGACGCCGGAATCGACCTGGTGCTCGAGGGCCGCGCCCGGTTCGTCGACCCGCACACGGTGCTGCTCGAAAGCGGCCGCCGCATCAGCGCCGACAACATCCTGGTCTGCGTCGGCGGTCACTCTCGCCGGCTGCCGATCCCCGGGGCCGACCTGGCCACGGTGCCCGAGCACGTGCTCACCCTGCCCGCCCTGCCCGAGCGCCTCGCCGTGATCGGCGGCGGCAACACCGGCGCGCAGCTGGTGACGATCTTCAGTTCGTTCGGCTCGCGGGTGACCCTGCTCGATGTGGCGCCGAGAATCCTGATGGCCTCGGACGCCGCCGTCTCCGCGGGCGTGACCACCGCCTTCCGCGAGCAGGGTACCCAGGTGCACACCGGCATCAACACCGTCGAGTCCCTGGTGAAGCAGCCGGATGGCTCGATCACCCTCACCTGGCGGGTCGCCGGTGAGCCGGTGGCCGAGCCGTTCGACGCCGTGATCATGGCGACGGGGTGGCCTGCGGATGTCGACGACCTGGGTTTGGCCAGCGCCGGCGTGGCCACCGAGCGCTCCGCGATCCCCGTCGACCAGTACTTCCGTAGCGAGGTGTCGCACATCTTCGCCGTGGGCGACGCGAACGGCCGGGACATGCTCGTGCAGGCCGCGCAGTTCGAGGGCGAGGCCGCGGCCGAGAACGCCGTGCTCGGCACCAACCGCCGCACCCCGCACCACCTGCTGCCGGCCGGCGGGTTCACCGACCCCGACTACGCCGGGGTGGGGCTCACCGAGGAGCAGGCGCGCGCCCGGGACCCGCTCTGCGTCGTCGCCACCGTGCCCTACGCGAGCCTGGACCGGGCCGTGATCGACGACCGGGAACGCGGCTTCCTGATGCTGATCTCCGACCGGCGCCGGGACCTGATCCTGGGTGCGCACGCAGTGGGCGAGAACGCGATCGAGGTGGTGCAATCGGTGACCACGGCCATCGCCGCCGGTGTGGACGTGGCCACCCTCGCCCACGTGCGGTTCGCCTACCCCACCTACAGCGCCATCATCGGCCTCGCCGCCCGCACCCTCCTGGCCGAGGCGGCCCCGGCCCCCGCTGCTGCCGCCGCCCCTGCCGCCCCTGCCGCTGCAGCCCCTGCGGCTGCAGCCCCTGCCGCCCCTGTCGCTGCCGCCTCTGTCGCCGCTGCCCCTGCCGCCCCTGCAGCCGTCGTCGAAGGCTGA
- a CDS encoding HAMP domain-containing sensor histidine kinase: MTGAPGRRPGRTPGPAGRIDDLRGASLRLTLQLTALMLVVLVLVGGVVFVIVRASAAEALAQTLNAATRLDSPQDAPEGTYLSIVDEGRVMSSPEMPAGLLDTDAMTTVAAGDGDVRSTREVDGQEYRLLTTTVTDGREGARVVQVALDLHEGSEELNRLSVALLAAGVVALAFSGVAAYWMARRAIRPLAEALALQRRFVADASHELRTPLTLLSTRAQLLRRRDQTGVPPDVTDAVDEIVTDTRALTGILEDLLIAADPRSVADPEPVDLTATAEHAVDMLRGDAAARGITLGRAGAAGPVVVSGSPAALLRLIVALVTNALDHAKTSVVVSIDVDGRFATVRVADDGAGFAPEMVGTAFERFNSGRAAATESGGTRHYGLGLAIVAEITRRHGGTVAIDASGPAGAAVVARLPVAR, from the coding sequence GTGACCGGCGCCCCCGGCCGCAGACCCGGGCGTACACCCGGCCCGGCCGGCCGCATCGACGACCTGCGCGGCGCTTCGCTCCGGCTGACCCTGCAATTGACGGCGCTGATGCTCGTGGTGCTCGTTCTGGTGGGCGGCGTGGTTTTTGTCATCGTGCGGGCGAGCGCGGCGGAAGCCCTCGCCCAGACACTGAACGCGGCGACCCGCCTCGACTCTCCGCAGGACGCCCCGGAGGGAACCTACCTGTCGATCGTGGACGAGGGACGGGTGATGTCGTCGCCCGAGATGCCCGCCGGTCTGCTCGACACCGACGCGATGACCACGGTCGCCGCGGGCGACGGTGACGTGCGCAGCACCCGCGAGGTCGACGGGCAGGAGTACCGGTTGCTCACCACGACCGTCACGGACGGCCGGGAGGGTGCCAGGGTTGTGCAGGTGGCCCTCGACCTGCACGAGGGCTCCGAAGAACTCAACCGGCTGTCCGTGGCGCTGCTCGCCGCCGGGGTCGTCGCGTTGGCGTTCTCCGGGGTCGCGGCCTACTGGATGGCCAGGCGGGCGATCCGCCCGCTCGCCGAGGCCCTCGCGCTGCAGCGTCGCTTCGTCGCCGACGCCAGCCACGAACTGCGCACCCCGCTCACTCTGCTGAGCACCCGAGCGCAGTTGCTGCGGCGACGCGACCAGACCGGGGTGCCGCCGGATGTCACCGATGCCGTGGACGAGATCGTGACGGATACCCGCGCGCTCACCGGGATCCTCGAGGACCTCCTGATCGCGGCCGACCCCCGAAGCGTCGCCGACCCCGAACCGGTGGATCTCACCGCGACAGCCGAGCACGCGGTCGACATGCTGCGGGGCGACGCGGCGGCCCGCGGGATCACGCTCGGCCGGGCCGGTGCCGCCGGGCCGGTGGTGGTGTCCGGGTCCCCGGCCGCGCTGTTGCGGCTGATCGTGGCCTTGGTGACGAACGCGCTCGACCATGCCAAGACATCCGTCGTGGTGAGCATCGACGTCGACGGCAGATTCGCCACCGTGCGCGTCGCCGACGACGGCGCCGGCTTCGCCCCGGAGATGGTGGGTACCGCCTTCGAACGTTTCAACAGCGGCCGGGCCGCGGCGACCGAGTCGGGCGGCACCCGGCACTACGGTCTGGGCCTGGCGATCGTGGCCGAGATCACCCGGCGCCACGGCGGCACCGTCGCCATCGACGCGTCCGGCCCCGCCGGCGCCGCCGTCGTGGCCCGCCTGCCCGTGGCGCGCTAG
- a CDS encoding ferric reductase-like transmembrane domain-containing protein, whose product MSLRTAPSPVARVVADPGRRIRSRRRLRAADLMVALCWSSVAMAVALYLAYGGLAQVTDLGSGLTAAGIVTGLIGTDLILVMLVLAARLPVIDRIVGQDTAMAFHRRLGKPALYLILGHGLLLTVGYALADGSNLVTETIALFQGPDMALAYLGLGLLVTVVVSSVVAVRRRFPYEVWHAIHLLSYAAVLVALPHQLSAGAVLAEGTLQRVYWIALYVLAFGSIAVFRFLVPIVRSARHDIRVDAVEPIAPGAVSLHLTGHQLDRLQTQGGQYAIWRFWTGATWWHAHPISFSAVPTDRSARITVRSLGRGSDALGRVRPGTRVSIEGPYGIFTDEHRSTSKISVAAAGIGITPVRSMLEHAALRPGEATVLLRATDATQSYLWNEIGALPSMRGNPIFSMMGARPRGLATWMSAEALSRGVTITSVFPDLLQSDLYVCGPQSWADLVIRDARAAGLPHSQIHVERFDW is encoded by the coding sequence ATGTCGCTTCGCACGGCCCCATCACCCGTCGCCCGGGTTGTCGCCGACCCGGGCCGCCGCATCCGTTCACGCCGGCGGCTGCGTGCCGCCGACCTGATGGTGGCCTTGTGCTGGTCGTCGGTGGCGATGGCCGTGGCGCTGTACCTGGCCTACGGCGGCCTGGCCCAGGTCACCGACCTCGGCTCCGGCCTCACCGCCGCGGGCATCGTGACCGGGCTAATCGGCACCGACCTGATCCTGGTGATGCTGGTGCTCGCCGCCCGCCTCCCCGTGATCGACCGGATCGTGGGCCAGGACACGGCGATGGCCTTCCACCGGCGGCTGGGCAAGCCCGCGCTCTACCTGATCCTCGGCCACGGTCTGCTGCTGACCGTCGGCTACGCGCTGGCGGATGGGTCGAACCTGGTCACCGAGACCATCGCCCTCTTCCAGGGCCCCGACATGGCGCTGGCCTACCTGGGCCTCGGCCTGCTCGTGACCGTGGTGGTCTCCTCGGTGGTCGCGGTGCGCCGCCGGTTCCCCTACGAGGTCTGGCACGCCATCCACCTGCTCAGCTACGCGGCCGTGCTCGTGGCCCTGCCGCACCAGCTCAGCGCGGGTGCGGTGCTGGCCGAGGGCACCCTGCAGCGTGTCTACTGGATCGCCCTGTACGTGCTCGCGTTCGGCTCGATCGCCGTGTTCCGCTTCCTCGTGCCGATCGTACGCAGCGCCCGGCACGACATCCGGGTGGACGCCGTCGAACCGATCGCCCCCGGGGCGGTGTCGCTGCACCTGACCGGGCACCAGCTGGACCGGCTGCAGACGCAGGGCGGGCAGTACGCGATCTGGCGGTTCTGGACCGGCGCCACCTGGTGGCACGCCCACCCGATCTCCTTCTCTGCGGTGCCCACCGACCGTTCGGCCCGCATCACCGTGCGCTCCCTGGGCCGAGGCAGCGACGCCCTCGGCCGGGTGCGACCGGGCACCCGGGTCTCGATCGAAGGCCCGTACGGCATCTTCACCGACGAGCACCGCAGCACCTCCAAGATCAGCGTCGCCGCCGCCGGGATCGGCATCACCCCGGTGCGCTCGATGCTGGAACACGCCGCCCTGCGCCCGGGTGAGGCGACGGTGCTGCTGCGCGCCACCGACGCCACCCAAAGCTACCTCTGGAACGAGATCGGCGCCCTGCCGAGCATGCGCGGAAACCCGATCTTCTCCATGATGGGGGCCCGCCCCCGCGGACTGGCCACCTGGATGTCGGCCGAGGCGCTCTCCCGCGGCGTCACCATCACCTCGGTGTTCCCCGACCTGTTGCAGTCCGACCTCTACGTCTGCGGCCCGCAATCCTGGGCCGACCTCGTGATCCGGGACGCTCGGGCGGCCGGGTTGCCGCACAGCCAGATCCACGTGGAAAGGTTCGACTGGTGA
- the yidC gene encoding membrane protein insertase YidC — protein sequence MNIYDFGPIAAVLDAAYAVLHNLSLFLTPFAAANAAALAVIVLTLVLRLVLIPVGVSQARAQQQRQRLAPRLTELRRLHGGNAERLQRETAALYAAENASPLAGCLPLMVQAPILSIVYGLFVLGTINGHDNALLAGGLFGSPLGTSILTGWGAGPTPTVLLVGGLLLVVLLAAQLLSRRLMLAQAAAASAAASTPFAASAAPAVTAPGALSPAARATMTGLLSWLPLISVVFAAFVPLAAAIYLTVSAVWGVTERALLWRMLRPAR from the coding sequence TTGAACATCTATGACTTTGGCCCCATCGCGGCCGTGCTTGACGCTGCCTATGCAGTTCTACACAACCTGAGCCTGTTCCTCACGCCGTTCGCCGCGGCGAACGCGGCGGCCCTGGCTGTCATCGTGCTCACCCTGGTCCTGCGCCTGGTGCTCATTCCGGTGGGGGTGTCGCAGGCACGGGCCCAACAGCAACGACAGCGCCTCGCCCCGCGCCTGACGGAGCTCCGCCGGTTGCACGGCGGCAACGCCGAGCGGCTGCAACGTGAGACGGCCGCGCTCTACGCGGCCGAGAACGCCTCACCCCTGGCCGGCTGCCTGCCCCTCATGGTGCAGGCACCGATCCTCTCGATCGTCTACGGCCTGTTCGTGCTGGGCACCATCAACGGGCACGACAACGCCCTGCTGGCCGGCGGTCTGTTCGGCAGCCCGCTGGGCACCAGCATCCTGACCGGGTGGGGCGCCGGGCCCACCCCGACGGTGCTCCTGGTCGGCGGGCTGCTGCTGGTCGTGCTGCTGGCGGCCCAGCTGCTCAGCCGACGACTGATGCTCGCCCAGGCCGCCGCCGCATCCGCCGCCGCGTCGACCCCTTTCGCGGCGTCCGCCGCACCGGCCGTCACCGCCCCCGGTGCGCTCTCGCCCGCCGCGCGGGCCACCATGACCGGCTTGCTCAGCTGGCTACCGCTGATCAGCGTGGTCTTCGCGGCCTTCGTGCCACTGGCCGCGGCGATCTACCTCACCGTGAGCGCGGTGTGGGGCGTCACCGAGCGCGCCCTGCTGTGGCGGATGCTGCGCCCCGCCCGCTGA
- a CDS encoding DUF6855 family protein: MNDGTAADPWQLTTAPGTSTYSMYREGDELVCQVGATTLKYQASAIDDLHAWLVEQGDWVPLGASDEKKPAPEGSVEAWGRSADNPVGGWYGLRNGYRGRFGMYLPPLLEQLGLAELTHEKRNNSMRAL, from the coding sequence ATGAACGACGGAACGGCCGCAGACCCGTGGCAGCTCACGACAGCGCCGGGCACCTCGACCTACTCGATGTACCGCGAGGGCGACGAACTCGTCTGCCAGGTGGGCGCCACCACGCTGAAGTACCAGGCCAGCGCCATCGACGACCTGCACGCCTGGCTCGTCGAGCAGGGCGACTGGGTGCCGCTCGGCGCCAGCGACGAAAAGAAGCCCGCACCGGAGGGCAGCGTCGAAGCGTGGGGCCGCTCCGCGGACAACCCGGTCGGCGGCTGGTACGGCCTCCGCAACGGCTACCGTGGCCGGTTCGGCATGTATCTGCCGCCGCTGCTCGAGCAGTTGGGCCTGGCCGAGCTCACCCACGAGAAGCGCAACAACTCGATGCGCGCGCTCTGA
- a CDS encoding FAD:protein FMN transferase, which translates to MTVHVFDTMGTTVSLRFAGALPGAAVLHAVEAGFDDYDRRFSLYRPDSELSLVARGDLALQHASAVLRERYADALEWRSRTAGAFTPHRPDGVIDLNGIVKASAMAAAADLLDTAGEADWLLNVGGDILGRGTLAGAPWSIGIVDPADRAGLLTTLTLHGDRCAVATSGTAERGEHIWRRGPQPAGGTSAYRQVTVRAADIVTADVLATAVLAGGHEQLDDATARFAIDVLTVAADGALTATPGLQRARGLAPA; encoded by the coding sequence ATGACCGTGCACGTCTTCGACACCATGGGCACCACCGTGAGCCTCCGCTTCGCCGGCGCTCTGCCCGGCGCCGCCGTGCTGCACGCCGTCGAGGCCGGCTTCGACGACTACGACCGCAGGTTCAGCCTGTACCGGCCCGATTCGGAACTCTCCCTCGTGGCGCGCGGTGACCTGGCGCTGCAACACGCCTCTGCCGTGCTGCGGGAGCGCTACGCCGACGCGTTGGAGTGGCGCAGCCGCACCGCAGGGGCCTTCACCCCGCACCGCCCCGACGGGGTGATCGACCTCAACGGCATCGTCAAGGCCAGCGCCATGGCGGCCGCGGCCGATCTGCTCGACACGGCGGGCGAAGCCGACTGGCTGCTCAACGTGGGCGGCGACATCCTGGGCCGCGGCACCCTCGCCGGGGCCCCCTGGTCGATCGGCATCGTCGACCCCGCCGACCGGGCGGGGCTGCTCACCACGCTGACGCTGCACGGAGACCGGTGCGCCGTCGCGACCTCCGGCACCGCCGAACGCGGCGAGCACATCTGGCGACGGGGCCCGCAGCCCGCCGGCGGGACATCCGCCTACCGGCAGGTCACCGTGCGCGCCGCCGACATCGTCACCGCCGACGTCCTGGCCACGGCCGTCCTCGCGGGCGGCCACGAGCAACTCGACGACGCGACCGCACGCTTCGCGATCGACGTGCTGACGGTGGCCGCCGACGGCGCCCTGACGGCCACCCCGGGGCTGCAACGCGCTCGTGGGCTCGCACCGGCATGA
- a CDS encoding three-helix bundle dimerization domain-containing protein: protein MDNVERQDHEDQAVSKVVDRLAEKFPDRPRSLIEDVVTEQRHLLDGKPIRDYVPVLIEHGAKARLRQSATTGVSH from the coding sequence GTGGACAACGTCGAACGTCAAGACCATGAAGATCAGGCCGTCTCGAAGGTCGTCGACAGGCTCGCCGAGAAATTTCCCGACCGACCTCGGTCACTGATCGAAGACGTCGTCACCGAGCAACGCCATCTGCTGGACGGCAAACCGATCCGCGACTACGTGCCCGTGCTGATCGAACACGGCGCCAAGGCGCGGTTGCGCCAGTCCGCCACCACCGGCGTCAGCCATTGA
- a CDS encoding FMN-binding protein, producing MRRRAILLSILSSSAVLAAGWQVGVVTHPQSVSQSLAPSTDAAPPAAGTTSGGTTTGGTTSGGATTATPAPSSGAAATPQQAAGVSGTFTGTAAQTRFGAVQVQITVADGSIADVAALHLTDHDQRSVQISNRAAPVLRQEVLAAQSANVQNVSGATYTSDGYLTSLQSALDQAGL from the coding sequence GTGAGACGCCGCGCGATCCTCCTGAGCATCCTCTCGTCGTCGGCGGTGCTGGCCGCCGGCTGGCAGGTGGGCGTGGTGACCCACCCGCAGTCGGTGTCCCAGTCGTTGGCGCCGTCGACGGATGCCGCCCCGCCGGCCGCCGGGACCACCTCCGGCGGCACGACCACCGGTGGTACCACCAGCGGCGGGGCCACCACGGCAACGCCGGCCCCGTCCAGTGGCGCCGCCGCGACCCCGCAGCAGGCGGCCGGCGTGTCCGGCACCTTCACCGGCACCGCCGCGCAGACCCGGTTCGGTGCCGTGCAGGTGCAGATCACCGTCGCCGACGGCTCCATCGCCGACGTCGCCGCGCTGCACCTCACCGACCACGACCAGAGGTCGGTGCAGATCAGCAACCGCGCCGCCCCGGTGCTGCGGCAGGAGGTGCTGGCCGCCCAATCGGCGAACGTGCAGAACGTCTCCGGGGCCACCTACACCAGCGACGGTTACCTCACCTCGCTGCAGTCCGCCCTCGACCAGGCCGGGCTCTGA
- a CDS encoding response regulator transcription factor, translated as MADHPRVLLVEDDARLVQMLDQLLQNEGYDTVIARDGQRALHEGLTQPFDVIVLDRGLPVMEGLDVLTRLRSRGILTPALVLSALGNPADRVEGLDRGAEDYLAKPFDIDELLARIRALLRRHTSTAPVLGVPGGSLDTESRTVTTTAGAVVTLSDREAHLLERLARRPQQVFERSDLLANVFPDADDLGVVDTYVHYLRKKLGRAAIHTVRGIGYRLGTLS; from the coding sequence ATGGCCGATCATCCGAGAGTGCTGCTCGTCGAAGACGATGCGCGCCTGGTGCAGATGCTCGACCAGCTGCTGCAGAACGAAGGCTACGACACCGTGATCGCCCGCGACGGCCAGCGTGCCCTGCACGAAGGCCTCACCCAGCCGTTCGACGTGATCGTGCTCGACCGGGGTCTGCCGGTGATGGAGGGCCTCGACGTCCTCACCCGGCTGCGCAGCCGCGGCATCCTCACCCCGGCCCTGGTGCTCTCGGCGCTCGGCAACCCGGCCGACCGGGTGGAGGGGCTGGACCGCGGCGCGGAGGACTACCTGGCCAAACCCTTCGACATCGACGAATTACTCGCCCGCATCCGGGCGCTGCTGCGCCGGCACACCAGCACCGCGCCGGTCCTGGGGGTTCCCGGCGGCTCCCTGGACACCGAGAGCCGCACCGTCACCACGACCGCCGGCGCCGTCGTGACCCTCTCCGACCGCGAGGCCCACCTGCTCGAACGCCTCGCCCGCCGCCCCCAGCAGGTCTTCGAACGCTCCGACCTCCTCGCCAACGTGTTCCCCGACGCCGACGACCTGGGGGTGGTCGACACCTACGTGCACTACCTGCGCAAGAAGCTCGGCCGCGCCGCCATCCACACGGTGCGGGGCATCGGCTACCGGCTGGGGACCCTCTCGTGA